In a genomic window of Thermosynechococcus sp. CL-1:
- the ispD gene encoding 2-C-methyl-D-erythritol 4-phosphate cytidylyltransferase: protein MHILIPAAGMGKRMGAGHNKLRLQLLGKPLLAWTLAAVAAAEAIEWIGVIGQPEDFPTWEALLGDLNLRQPVQLIQGGETRQASVFNGLQALPERAEQVLIHDGARCLATPDLINRCAQALETYAGLIAAVPVKDTIKIVNREGVVVQTPERDSLWAAQTPQGFRVEPLRIAHEMAVARGWEVTDDAALFERLGYAVHIVLGEETNLKITTPSDLPLAERILQHRQEQGQRDTMP from the coding sequence ATGCACATCCTCATTCCCGCCGCCGGCATGGGTAAACGCATGGGGGCAGGCCACAATAAACTGCGCTTGCAACTCTTGGGTAAACCCCTTTTGGCATGGACATTGGCAGCGGTGGCTGCTGCAGAAGCGATTGAATGGATTGGCGTTATTGGCCAGCCAGAGGATTTTCCCACTTGGGAAGCACTCCTTGGGGACTTGAACCTACGGCAGCCCGTCCAGCTTATCCAAGGGGGTGAGACCCGTCAAGCCTCCGTTTTTAATGGGTTACAGGCACTTCCCGAAAGGGCTGAGCAGGTGCTGATCCACGATGGTGCCCGCTGCCTTGCCACCCCCGATCTGATCAACCGCTGTGCCCAAGCCCTAGAGACCTATGCCGGACTCATTGCCGCCGTGCCGGTCAAAGATACGATTAAAATCGTCAACCGTGAAGGGGTTGTCGTCCAAACCCCAGAGCGGGACTCCCTGTGGGCGGCTCAAACTCCCCAAGGCTTTCGCGTCGAACCCTTGCGTATTGCCCATGAAATGGCGGTGGCCAGAGGCTGGGAAGTCACAGACGATGCTGCCCTCTTTGAACGCCTAGGCTATGCCGTGCACATTGTTCTAGGCGAAGAAACCAATCTCAAGATAACCACTCCCAGCGATCTCCCCCTTGCAGAACGAATCTTGCAGCATCGCCAAGAGCAAGGCCAAAGGGACACGATGCCCTAG
- a CDS encoding helix-turn-helix domain-containing protein: MTYKRLSDSERQRVFQQYTAGQTIKALAAEFGVSENTIRRVIKQMEEEAAAPEAPLLAMATTDDMPEEEDLEDVETAEAVVLDEDDYSDAEDDDLEDDDDEELEGDIPLPDLADVEVVQSVEVIPLAEAVLPRPCYVVVDRRAELLTRPLEAFRGLGALSSEEAQQSTLPIFDSRPVALRYSQQNQRLYKASDVQWRKTVVKVPDGEMLRKVRSYLQSKGITRLLYHGRVYALD, translated from the coding sequence ATGACCTACAAGCGACTCAGTGACAGCGAACGCCAGCGTGTCTTTCAACAGTACACTGCCGGACAAACCATCAAAGCTCTGGCTGCAGAATTTGGTGTGAGTGAAAACACCATTCGGCGTGTGATCAAACAAATGGAAGAAGAAGCGGCTGCCCCTGAAGCTCCCCTATTGGCCATGGCTACAACGGATGACATGCCAGAGGAAGAGGATCTAGAAGATGTAGAGACGGCAGAGGCCGTTGTCCTCGATGAGGATGACTACAGTGATGCAGAGGATGACGATCTCGAAGATGACGATGACGAGGAACTTGAGGGGGACATTCCCTTACCGGATCTCGCCGATGTAGAAGTGGTGCAGTCGGTGGAGGTCATTCCCCTTGCCGAAGCGGTGCTGCCCCGTCCCTGTTATGTTGTGGTGGATCGGCGGGCGGAACTGCTCACCCGTCCCCTAGAAGCCTTTCGCGGTTTAGGTGCCCTTTCCAGTGAAGAAGCGCAACAAAGTACTCTACCGATTTTCGATAGCCGCCCCGTGGCTTTACGCTATTCCCAGCAAAATCAACGCCTCTATAAGGCCAGTGATGTCCAATGGCGCAAGACCGTTGTTAAGGTGCCTGACGGCGAAATGTTGCGGAAAGTGCGCAGCTATCTTCAGTCAAAAGGGATTACCCGCTTGCTTTACCATGGGCGGGTGTATGCCCTGGATTGA
- a CDS encoding aldo/keto reductase, translating to MRYRRFGRTQLPMPVFSCGGMRYQFSWQDVSPSTIPEENQRNLEATICRAVELGINHIETARGYGTSEVQLGKILPRLPREKLIVQTKVGPRPTAKEFRATLETSLRNLRLDYIDLLAIHGLNLPEHLEQVLRPGGCLEVARDWQAAGKIRFIGFSTHGSLEVIRQAIASDVFDYVNLHWYYINQQNWPAILDAQARDMGVFIISPADKGGMLYKPPQRLVELCAPLSPLVFNDLFCLSHPQVHTLSVGAACPSDFDEHLKVLDLLDRADEILPPILVRLEQAAIERLGEDWYHTWHQGLPDYRHTPGEVNIPTILWLWNLVQAYDLLEYARMRYNLLGNGGHWFPGANAAQVKHLDLDPCLQKSPHRQKIPRILQAAHDLLSGTPQQRLSQS from the coding sequence ATGCGCTACCGTCGCTTTGGTCGTACCCAATTACCGATGCCTGTCTTTTCCTGTGGCGGCATGCGCTATCAGTTTTCATGGCAGGATGTCAGCCCGAGTACGATTCCAGAAGAGAATCAACGCAATTTAGAGGCGACGATTTGCCGAGCCGTGGAGCTAGGCATTAATCATATTGAAACCGCCCGGGGCTATGGCACCTCAGAAGTGCAGTTGGGCAAAATTCTGCCGCGGCTGCCTCGCGAAAAGCTAATTGTGCAAACCAAAGTGGGGCCGCGACCCACCGCCAAGGAGTTTCGGGCAACCTTGGAAACCTCGCTGCGCAATCTGCGGCTGGACTACATCGATTTGCTGGCGATTCATGGCCTTAATTTGCCAGAGCATCTGGAACAGGTGCTGCGACCGGGGGGCTGCCTAGAGGTGGCACGGGACTGGCAAGCGGCAGGAAAGATTCGCTTCATTGGCTTTTCTACCCACGGCAGCCTAGAGGTGATTCGGCAGGCGATCGCCAGCGATGTGTTTGACTATGTCAACCTACATTGGTACTACATCAATCAGCAGAATTGGCCGGCGATTCTCGATGCCCAAGCCCGTGATATGGGCGTCTTCATCATTAGCCCTGCGGATAAGGGGGGGATGCTCTACAAACCACCCCAACGCCTTGTGGAACTGTGTGCCCCCCTCAGCCCGCTGGTCTTTAACGATCTGTTTTGCCTCTCCCATCCCCAAGTGCATACCCTGAGTGTCGGTGCTGCTTGCCCCAGTGATTTTGATGAGCATCTCAAGGTGCTCGATCTGTTGGATCGGGCCGATGAAATTTTGCCGCCGATCTTGGTACGGCTGGAGCAAGCCGCCATTGAGCGTTTGGGGGAAGACTGGTACCACACTTGGCATCAGGGACTGCCAGACTATCGCCACACCCCCGGTGAGGTGAATATCCCCACCATTCTCTGGCTGTGGAATCTGGTGCAGGCCTACGATTTGCTTGAGTACGCCCGTATGCGCTATAACTTGCTTGGCAACGGTGGCCACTGGTTTCCGGGGGCGAATGCAGCACAGGTCAAGCACTTGGATTTAGACCCCTGTTTGCAAAAGAGTCCCCATCGGCAGAAGATTCCAAGGATTTTGCAGGCAGCCCATGATCTGCTCAGTGGCACTCCGCAGCAGCGCTTATCTCAATCCTAA
- a CDS encoding Asr1405/Asl0597 family protein: MSINPHLIAVQWQLRWPIYQRLIDLEVPCDYAPYQPLRVEVNSPLAALQVWSVVRQVSAPRETLINWLEHCWQCSLTTLSEYHNPAES; this comes from the coding sequence ATGTCTATAAACCCCCACCTTATTGCAGTTCAGTGGCAATTACGCTGGCCGATCTACCAACGGTTGATTGATCTAGAGGTGCCCTGTGACTATGCTCCCTATCAACCCCTGAGGGTCGAGGTCAACTCCCCCCTAGCTGCCTTACAGGTGTGGTCAGTGGTACGCCAAGTCTCTGCCCCTCGCGAGACCTTGATCAATTGGCTCGAACACTGTTGGCAGTGCTCTTTGACCACCTTGAGTGAGTATCACAATCCTGCTGAGTCCTAG
- the lipA gene encoding lipoyl synthase, whose protein sequence is MVVKPEWLRVKAPQWQRVGSVKELLRDLNLNTVCEEASCPNIGECFHEGTATFLMMGPACTRACPYCDIDFAKKPLPLDATEPQRLAEAVVRLRLNHVVITSVNRDDLADGGASQFVATIQAVRARSPQTTIEVLIPDLCGNWQALDQILAASPEVLNHNTETVPRLYRRVRPQGNYQRSLELLQRVRDRAPWIYSKSGIMVGLGETPEEVAAVMADLRQVGCDILTIGQYLQPSPKHLPVQAFIPPEQFEAWRQLGESMGFLQVVSSPLTRSSYHAEQVRALMQQYPRQRPATNLLG, encoded by the coding sequence GTGGTTGTTAAGCCAGAGTGGTTACGGGTCAAAGCACCCCAGTGGCAACGGGTGGGTTCGGTCAAGGAACTGTTGCGGGACTTAAACCTCAATACGGTTTGTGAGGAGGCCTCTTGCCCCAATATTGGTGAATGTTTCCATGAGGGGACGGCGACATTTTTAATGATGGGGCCAGCTTGCACCCGCGCTTGCCCCTACTGCGATATTGATTTTGCGAAAAAGCCACTGCCCTTGGATGCCACTGAACCCCAGCGACTGGCGGAAGCGGTGGTGCGGCTGCGGCTCAATCATGTTGTCATTACCTCGGTAAATCGGGATGATTTAGCTGATGGTGGTGCCTCTCAGTTTGTGGCCACGATTCAGGCTGTGCGGGCGCGATCGCCCCAAACAACCATTGAAGTGCTCATTCCCGATCTCTGTGGCAATTGGCAGGCCTTAGATCAAATTCTCGCCGCCAGTCCCGAAGTGCTGAACCACAACACCGAAACCGTGCCCCGTCTCTATCGGCGGGTGCGTCCCCAAGGCAACTATCAGCGCAGTCTGGAACTGCTGCAACGGGTGCGCGATCGCGCCCCTTGGATCTACTCAAAGTCTGGCATCATGGTGGGCTTGGGAGAAACCCCTGAGGAAGTGGCAGCGGTGATGGCGGATCTGCGTCAAGTGGGCTGTGATATTCTCACGATTGGCCAGTATCTGCAACCGAGTCCGAAGCACTTACCCGTGCAGGCTTTTATTCCACCAGAGCAATTTGAAGCATGGCGGCAGCTTGGCGAATCCATGGGCTTTTTGCAGGTGGTCTCCTCTCCCCTCACCCGCAGTTCCTACCATGCCGAGCAGGTGCGTGCCCTGATGCAACAGTATCCCCGCCAGCGTCCTGCAACAAACCTCCTCGGATAA
- a CDS encoding Dps family protein: MTTSALPRQAFGEMKDTVVLLEKATTTPICEGMNRLLASFQALYLQYQKHHFVVEGAEFYPLHQFFQNCYEQVQGHVHDLGERLNGLGGVPAAGFQQLATLCCFTPEPEGAFNCRQMLTNDLQAEQAIISVLRQQATQAESLGDRATAYLYDQILLQTEERAYHIGHFLANDSLKA, translated from the coding sequence ATGACGACCAGTGCATTGCCGCGCCAAGCGTTTGGCGAGATGAAAGATACGGTTGTACTGCTGGAGAAAGCCACCACCACGCCCATCTGTGAGGGGATGAATCGCCTCTTGGCCAGTTTTCAAGCCCTGTATTTGCAGTACCAAAAGCATCATTTTGTTGTTGAGGGGGCAGAATTTTATCCACTGCATCAGTTTTTCCAAAATTGCTACGAACAGGTGCAAGGTCACGTCCATGACTTGGGTGAGCGTCTGAATGGGCTGGGGGGTGTTCCCGCCGCCGGTTTTCAACAGTTGGCCACGCTCTGCTGCTTTACCCCTGAACCGGAGGGGGCTTTTAACTGCCGCCAAATGCTCACTAATGATTTGCAGGCCGAACAGGCAATCATTAGTGTTCTGCGGCAACAGGCTACCCAAGCAGAGAGTTTGGGCGATCGCGCCACTGCCTACCTCTATGACCAAATCCTGCTGCAAACGGAGGAGCGAGCCTACCACATTGGTCATTTCTTGGCCAATGACAGCCTGAAGGCGTAG
- a CDS encoding PstS family phosphate ABC transporter substrate-binding protein translates to MSQGKSHSLLPLLLSLLATLGFLGVGAGLVFRLVNNGEIIGNGGLNVGTKGRSTFSQVKNVPSGLFNYGGSTTWAPIRRDVDPLLQAAWPNFQLRYVDPPTGTPGSGSGIRMLLNNQLSFSQSSRPLKDEELAKTAAQGIKLTAIPVAIDGLAIAVNPRLEIAGLTVQQVVDIYTGKVTNWQQVGGPNQKITPFSRRPEDGGTVEYFIQEVLGKQPFGRNVVMVRDTTDGLRRVAATLGGIYYASAPEVVGQCSIHPLPLGRQANQYVPPYQEPYVPPERCPQERNQLNHQAFREGTYPITRRLFVIAKEDNSLDAKAGRAYADLLLTDQGQAAIEKAGFVRLR, encoded by the coding sequence ATGTCCCAAGGGAAAAGTCATTCTCTCCTGCCTCTACTCCTTTCCCTGCTGGCTACCCTCGGCTTTTTGGGCGTTGGTGCAGGGCTGGTGTTTCGCCTCGTCAATAACGGCGAAATCATTGGCAATGGCGGTCTCAATGTCGGAACCAAGGGTCGATCTACGTTTAGCCAAGTCAAGAATGTCCCCAGTGGCCTTTTTAATTATGGCGGTAGCACCACTTGGGCACCCATTCGCCGCGATGTGGATCCGCTGCTGCAAGCGGCTTGGCCCAATTTTCAACTGCGCTATGTGGATCCACCCACAGGAACGCCGGGGTCGGGCAGTGGGATCCGCATGTTATTGAATAATCAACTGTCTTTCTCCCAATCTTCCCGTCCCCTCAAAGACGAGGAGTTAGCCAAGACGGCGGCTCAGGGTATTAAATTAACTGCCATTCCTGTTGCCATTGATGGGCTAGCGATCGCTGTCAATCCGAGGCTAGAGATTGCCGGACTGACGGTGCAACAAGTGGTGGATATTTACACCGGCAAAGTGACCAATTGGCAGCAGGTGGGCGGCCCCAACCAAAAGATTACCCCCTTCTCTCGCCGCCCGGAAGATGGTGGTACCGTTGAATACTTTATTCAGGAAGTGCTAGGGAAGCAGCCCTTTGGTCGCAATGTGGTCATGGTTCGCGATACCACCGATGGCCTACGGCGGGTCGCCGCGACACTGGGGGGGATTTACTATGCTTCTGCCCCAGAGGTGGTGGGTCAGTGCAGCATCCACCCACTTCCCCTTGGCCGCCAAGCCAATCAATACGTGCCTCCCTATCAGGAACCCTACGTTCCTCCGGAACGCTGTCCCCAAGAGCGCAATCAACTGAATCACCAGGCATTTCGAGAGGGGACTTATCCCATCACCCGCCGCCTTTTTGTGATTGCCAAGGAAGACAATAGCCTTGATGCTAAAGCCGGTCGTGCCTATGCTGATCTCTTACTGACCGATCAAGGACAAGCGGCCATTGAAAAAGCAGGGTTTGTGCGCCTGCGCTAG
- a CDS encoding permease yields MAFANQLQSGFTLFLSLLVEALPFLLLGILLSSVLLLFVDEQALIRRLPRSPLLGALVGSCIGFLFPVCECGNVPVARRLLVQGLPTSVAIGFLLAAPTINPIVIWATWTAFRDQPEIVVFRVLFSLAIATIIGWVFSFQKDLTPFLQPTVTSLMRRPQPQAATIPALLQSGTYLLGTPGQPLAMETLTLAPPTATMPWQQRLPQVLENVVQEFRELGGILVLGSLVATIIQVAAPRELILSLGQGPVISIVAMMILGTVISICSTVDAFFALAFAATFTPGSILAFLVLGPMVDLKGLGLLLTIFRPRALIYLFLLVAQLTFSLCLFLNLQWS; encoded by the coding sequence ATGGCATTTGCGAATCAGTTGCAAAGCGGTTTTACCCTTTTTCTGAGCCTACTGGTGGAAGCACTGCCGTTTCTGCTGCTGGGCATTTTGCTCTCTAGCGTGCTGCTGTTGTTTGTAGATGAGCAGGCACTGATTCGTCGCTTGCCGCGATCGCCCCTCTTGGGGGCCTTGGTGGGCAGTTGCATTGGTTTTCTTTTTCCCGTGTGCGAGTGTGGTAATGTGCCGGTGGCGCGGCGATTATTGGTGCAAGGACTGCCTACATCCGTGGCCATTGGTTTTTTGTTGGCGGCACCGACAATCAACCCGATTGTGATTTGGGCAACGTGGACGGCCTTTCGTGATCAACCGGAGATTGTCGTCTTTCGCGTCCTCTTCTCACTGGCGATCGCCACCATTATTGGCTGGGTCTTTAGTTTCCAAAAGGATCTAACCCCCTTTTTGCAGCCCACCGTCACCAGTCTCATGCGTCGTCCCCAGCCTCAGGCAGCCACTATACCGGCCTTGCTCCAGTCAGGCACCTACCTGTTGGGAACCCCCGGCCAACCCCTTGCCATGGAAACTCTCACGCTTGCGCCACCGACTGCAACGATGCCTTGGCAGCAGCGTCTGCCCCAAGTCCTAGAGAATGTGGTGCAGGAATTTCGCGAATTGGGGGGAATTTTAGTCCTCGGTAGCCTAGTGGCGACTATTATTCAGGTGGCGGCTCCCCGCGAACTCATTCTCAGCCTTGGCCAAGGGCCGGTGATCTCGATTGTGGCAATGATGATCTTGGGCACAGTGATTTCCATTTGCTCGACGGTTGATGCCTTCTTTGCCCTTGCCTTTGCTGCCACGTTTACGCCGGGGTCAATTCTCGCTTTTCTTGTCCTTGGACCGATGGTGGATCTCAAGGGGCTGGGATTACTGCTGACGATTTTTCGCCCCCGTGCTCTCATTTACCTCTTTCTGTTGGTGGCACAATTGACGTTTTCCCTTTGTTTGTTTTTGAATTTGCAGTGGAGTTAG
- a CDS encoding sugar phosphate nucleotidyltransferase: MKAMILAAGKGTRVRPITYTIPKPMIPILQKPVMEFLVELLRQHGFKQIMVNVSHLAHEIESYFQDGQRFGVEIAYSFEGYIKDGELVGKALGSAGGIKRIQDFHPFFDDTFVVLCGDALIDLDLTAAVAWHRQKGAIATVIMKTVPKEDVSSYGVVVTDKSDRIIAFQEKPSVEEALSNNINTGIYIFEPEILDYIPSNQEYDIGSQLFPKLVEMGAPFYGLAMDFEWIDIGKVPDYWQAVRGVLEGTIKNVSIPGHEQSPGIYTGLNVAVNWNKVTIQGPVYIGGMTKIEDGATIIGPTMIGPNCHICSGAVVDNCVIFEYSRLGSDVRLVDKLVFGRYCVDKTGTTIDLKAAALDWLITDSRQTDIQPSPLELKEIVS, translated from the coding sequence ATGAAAGCAATGATCTTGGCGGCTGGAAAAGGCACGCGGGTACGCCCGATTACATACACCATTCCGAAGCCAATGATCCCAATTCTGCAAAAACCGGTGATGGAGTTTTTGGTGGAACTTTTGCGGCAGCATGGGTTTAAACAGATTATGGTGAATGTGAGCCACCTCGCCCATGAAATTGAAAGCTACTTTCAGGATGGGCAGCGGTTTGGGGTGGAGATTGCCTACTCCTTTGAGGGCTATATCAAGGATGGCGAACTCGTGGGCAAAGCCCTAGGCTCTGCGGGGGGGATCAAGCGGATTCAAGATTTTCACCCCTTTTTTGATGACACCTTTGTGGTGCTGTGTGGGGATGCCCTGATTGACTTGGATTTGACAGCAGCCGTGGCTTGGCACCGCCAAAAGGGGGCGATCGCTACCGTGATTATGAAAACAGTCCCCAAAGAGGATGTCTCGAGCTATGGCGTCGTCGTCACCGATAAGAGCGATCGCATTATCGCTTTTCAAGAAAAACCTAGCGTTGAAGAAGCTCTGAGCAACAATATCAACACGGGAATTTATATTTTTGAGCCAGAAATTCTCGACTATATTCCCTCCAATCAGGAATACGACATTGGCAGTCAGCTTTTCCCAAAACTGGTGGAAATGGGTGCCCCCTTCTATGGCCTAGCAATGGACTTTGAATGGATTGATATTGGTAAAGTCCCCGACTACTGGCAAGCGGTGCGTGGCGTTCTTGAGGGCACAATTAAAAATGTCTCGATTCCCGGCCATGAGCAGTCCCCCGGCATTTATACCGGGCTGAATGTGGCGGTCAACTGGAATAAAGTCACAATTCAAGGCCCCGTGTACATTGGCGGCATGACCAAGATTGAAGATGGGGCAACGATTATTGGGCCGACGATGATTGGCCCCAATTGCCACATTTGTAGCGGTGCGGTCGTCGATAACTGTGTGATTTTTGAGTATTCTCGCCTTGGCTCTGACGTTCGTCTTGTGGATAAGCTGGTCTTTGGCCGCTACTGTGTTGATAAAACAGGGACAACGATTGATCTGAAGGCCGCTGCCCTTGATTGGTTGATTACCGATTCACGGCAAACGGATATTCAGCCGAGTCCCCTCGAGTTGAAGGAGATTGTGTCCTAG